Proteins from a single region of Drosophila biarmipes strain raj3 chromosome 3R, RU_DBia_V1.1, whole genome shotgun sequence:
- the LOC108024651 gene encoding disintegrin and metalloproteinase domain-containing protein 12, translating into MLHLHLVLLPLLLLNTCLQRHILQPAEATAFQKPKAHTADFATVLDEFSTHSVIRPQVEHGRTKRSLLTTLDATDGLHTPHISLRYTHEGKRVTIDLQRNDRLLPDSHFLRYQNASRGATPGHVVRNFTKTEVDLCHYQGHIRGQPDSVVALSTCGGALDGIVFDGSQTYFIHPHVDGKGRLRDDHYLFRQADMHPTNATCGYDSHRDDHNHDHEKAEEDNGLGGGGIPSLPLRLDGGEFQRTLLRKRRQTDDSSQLIRGPYNANKYSSYVELVIVVDNKVYKAFQESAKKVHQHCKNLANIINALYVPLNIYVALVGVVIWNEANEIEFSKDGDVTLRNFLNYRKNKLVVDHPNDNAQLLTKEVFEGGVVGKALKGPICTYEYSGGVSMQHSPNTAVVATTMAHEMGHNFGMEHDTPECHCKDEKCVMAASSTSFIPVNWSSCSIDQLTIAFSRGMNYCLRNKPEKLFESPTCGNGFLEPGEQCDCGLPEHCENACCNAQTCMLHANASCATGECCDLTTCRPKLAGSACREAENECDLPEYCTGESEYCPADVFRRDTEPCDGGQAYCFHGSCRSHSKQCRILWGPTGDNSEHCYSKNMEGTRYGNCGYNRLNSTFLRCEQQHVKCGMLYCIHLNERLEFGMESAAVLSHSYISHERKIVACRTALVDLGLQTTDPGLTPNGAKCGEDKMCVDQRCLPVSAVRQKGMGTPCPEDCNGNGICNSRGHCHCDVGFGGESCSRDGSGGSPDSGPATDPNGSLGLKKFLYVLFFFVLPMVATFYALFYCYKNGLFARGKLADHILKSSGGSKPITTRTTQNGSGPPPGNGLLKSTPSSTDDMDSALLKSPSDSTTPTTGLFGKFDGFTLRPLNDASSPASNYSGPNVAFVQPTVQQDGPQRMAPPPPVVKPATSPAHPASPKPEATWVRPAPALPPPNPGSTARPIISPPKLDSSTLTMVPLKGSTEDLSPTRSAPAPPVPLHSDPKLNIKRDGTIRRFASFLKKEEKPPLKEKTYIDRERLRTLEISGPMPVPAAPQTESSNSDSETTPREEETQNLVKRAQSMRSPTKKTPLQSFGSMRSPPGLPRPKSGQVNSSGSSRPKSPPPRPPPVVVKKTNSIGSSGYQRPVATAQRSVENTYDDCEYVENGVRASNDDIYSVIDEIPPAAQTLKRSDLVANRASNGSDMGLLNEIVNELEKINGDSIYSGKPVAGVAAVAAAPAATAPPPADPPRSPQRPAPPKPATSVLEEKAANASATPSASTSTYHRPPSVNAPVARVKPTVSDKSQPQMQPSMSSFKPPAGTGGQSQPAPVVQLAKRSSSGSLSGGAIANRPKSFMKSTTKALPNGTAGAAATAPSATIQKPKPLSAKPSFSGGGAGGALGKRANGGAAPTPPTVKAAAPKSNIASLTQRFEQSK; encoded by the exons GACGGCCTTCACACGCCTCACATCAGCCTGAGGTACACCCACGAGGGCAAACGAGTCACCATCGACCTGCAGCGCAACGATCGCCTGCTGCCGGACTCCCACTTCCTGCGATACCAGAATGCCAGCCGAGGAGCCACTCCCGGCCATGTGGTTCGCAACTTCACCAAGACTGAGGTTGATTTATGCCACTATCAG GGACACATTCGTGGTCAACCTGATTCCGTGGTAGCCCTCTCCACCTGTGGTGGTGCTCTGGATGGCATCGTTTTCGATGGCAGCCAAACGTACTTTATTCATCCCCATGTCGATGGTAAGGGAAGACTTCGGGATGACCATTATCTGTTCAG ACAGGCGGACATGCATCCAACGAACGCCACCTGTGGCTACGATAGCCACAGGGACGACCACAACCACGACCACGAAAAGGCTGAGGAGGATAATGGACTCGGAGGAGGAGGGATTCCCTCACTGCCACTCCGCCTTGATGGCGGGGAATTCCAGAGAACCCTGCTCCGGAAGAGGCGTCAGACGGACGATAGCAGTCAATTGATCCGGGGTCCGTACAACGCCAACAAGTATTCCAGCTACGTGGAGCTGGTCATCGTCGTAGACAACAAGGTGTACAAGGCGTTCCAGGAGAGTGCTAAGAAGGTGCACCAGCACTGCAAAAACCTGGCCAACATTATCAATGCT CTCTATGTGCCCCTGAACATATATGTGGCTCTGGTGGGCGTCGTGATCTGGAATGAGGCCAACGAGATCGAGTTCTCCAAGGACGGCGACGTGACGCTGCGCAACTTTCTGAACTACCGGAAGAACAAACTGGTGGTGGACCACCCCAACGACAATGCCCAGCTGCTGACCAAGGAGGTCTTCGAGGGCGGCGTTGTGGGCAAGGCGCTGAAGGGTCCAATCTGCACATATGAGTACTCCGGGGGAGTGAGCATGCAGCACAGCCCCAACACGGCGGTGGTGGCCACCACCATGGCCCACGAGATGGGCCACAACTTTGGCATGGAGCACGATACGCCCGAGTGCCATTGCAAGGATGAGAAGTGCGTGATGGCCGCCTCGAGTACCTCCTTTATCCCGGTGAactggagcagctgcagcatcGATCAGCTCACGATAGCCTTCTCGCGCGGCATGAACTACTGCCTGAGGAACAAGCCAGAAAAGCTCTTCGAATCGCCCACCTGTGGCAATGGTTTCCTAGAGCCGGGGGAGCAGTGCGACTGCGGATTGCCGGAGCACTGTGAGAATGCCTGCTGCAATGCCCAGACCTGCATGCTGCACGCGAATGCCTCCTGTGCCACCGGCGAGTGCTGCGACCTGACCACCTGTCGTCCCAAACTGGCGGGCAGTGCCTGTCGAGAGGCGGAAAACGAGTGCGATTTGCCGGAGTACTGCACGGGGGAGTCCGAGTACTGCCCCGCCGATGTCTTCCGGCGGGACACGGAGCCCTGTGATGGCGGTCAGGCCTACTGTTTCCACGGCTCCTGTCGCTCGCATTCCAAGCAGTGCCGGATTCTGTGGGGACCCACGGGCGATAACTCAGAGCACTGCTACAGCAAAAACATGGAGGGCACCCGGTACGGGAACTGCGGCTACAATCGCCTGAACAGCACCTTCTTGCGATGCGAGCAGCAGCATGTAAAGTGTGGAATGCTGTACTGCATCCACTTGAACGAACGACTCGAATTTGGCATGGAGTCGGCAGCTGTACTGTCGCACTCCTACATCAGTCACGAGCGCAAGATCGTGGCCTGTCGCACCGCCTTGGTGGATCTGGGCCTGCAGACCACTGATCCCGGCCTGACGCCCAACGGGGCCAAGTGCGGCGAGGACAAGATGTGCGTGGATCAGCGATGCCTGCCAGTTTCGGCGGTGCGGCAGAAGGGCATGGGTACTCCGTGCCCGGAGGATTGCAATGGCAATGGTATCTGCAATAGTCGAGGCCACTGCCACTGCGATGTGGGCTTTGGCGGCGAGTCGTGCTCGAGGGACGGATCCGGAGGCTCTCCGGACAGTGGACCAGCCACAGATCCAAATG gATCTCTGGGCCTCAAGAAGTTCCTGTATGTGCTGTTCTTCTTCGTGCTCCCCATGGTGGCCACCTTCTACGCATTGTTTTATTGCTACAAGAACGGATTATTTGCGCGCGGAAAGCTGGCGGACCATAT CTTGAAATCCTCTGGAGGAAGCAAACCCATCACCACGAGGACCACTCAAAATGGCAGTGGTCCACCGCCTGGTAATGGATTACTGAAATCCACTCCCAGCAGTACGGATGATATGGACTCGGCGCTCTTGAAGTCCCCAAGTGACTCCACCACACCCACCACTGGATTGTTTGGCAAATTCGATGGTTTCACTCTGCGACCCCTGAACGATGCATCCTCACCGGCGAGTAACTACAGTGGACCGAATGTGGCCTTTGTGCAGCCCACGGTGCAGCAGGATGGACCACAGAGGATGGCACCGCCACCGCCGGTGGTGAAGCCCGCCACTTCACCTGCTCACCCTGCGTCGCCGAAACCCGAAGCCACTTGGGTGAGACCAGCGCCTGCTCTGCCGCCGCCCAATCCTGGCTCAACGGCACGTCCCATCATCTCGCCACCCAAGTTGGACTCCAGTACATTAACCATGGTGCCGCTCAAGGGCAGTACAGAGGATCTTTCACCCACTCGATCCGCTCCTGCTCCACCAGTTCCCCTGCACTCCGATCCCAAGCTGAATATTAAACGAGATGGCACCATACGCCGATTTGCATCGTTCTTGAAAAAGGAGGAGAAGCCGCCGCTAAAAGAGAAGACTTACATCGATCGGGAGCGGTTACGAACTCTGGAAATCTCCGGTCCCATGCCTGTGCCCGCTGCTCCCCAAACAGAGTCCTCCAACTCGGATTCAGAGACCACGCCCCGCGAGGAGGAGACCCAGAATCTGGTGAAGCGCGCCCAATCTATGCGATCGCCAACGAAAAAGACACCGCTGCAGAGCTTTGGATCTATGCGTTCACCTCCGGGACTGCCCCGGCCCAAGAGTGGCCAGGTCAACAGCAGTGGCAGCTCGAGGCCCAAGTCGCCACCTCCAAGGCCACCACCCGTGGTGGTAAAGAAAACAAACTCCATAGGCTCCTCGGGCTATCAGAGGCCAGTGGCCACTGCCCAGAGATCGGTGGAGAATACGTACGACGACTGCGAGTATGTGGAGAACGGAGTGCGGGCCTCCAACGATGACATATACTCGGTGATCGATGAGATTCCACCGGCGGCACAGACCCTCAAGCGGAGCGATTTGGTGGCCAACAGGGCCAGTAATGGCAGCGATATGGGATTGCTGAACGAGATAGTCAATGAACTGGAGAAGATCAACGGGGATTCCATATATTCAGGGAAGCCCGTAGCTGGAGTAGCCGCAGTAGCCGCAGCACCTGCAGCAACAGCTCCACCTCCTGCAGATCCCCCCCGAAGTCCCCAGCGACCTGCTCCGCCCAAGCCGGCGACCAGTGTGCTGGAGGAAAAGGCAGCAAATGCATCTGCCACTCCATCTGCATCAACCAGCACATATCATCGCCCGCCGTCAGTGAATGCTCCCGTGGCTCGGGTAAAGCCCACAGTGTCGGACAAGTCCCAGCCGCAGATGCAGCCCAGCATGTCCAGCTTCAAGCCGCCGGCAGGAACCGGCGGTCAGTCGCAGCCAGCACCTGTGGTCCAACTGGCCAAACGGAGCAGCAGCGGGAGCCTCAGCGGAGGCGCCATCGCCAACCGTCCCAAATCCTTCATGAAGAGCACAACGAAAGCACTGCCCAATGGGACGGCGGGAGCGGCGGCCACTGCCCCCTCGGCCACCATTCAGAAGCCCAAGCCGCTGTCGGCGAAGCCATCATTTAGCGGCGGAGGAGCGGGCGGAGCCCTGGGCAAGCGGGCCAATGGCGGAGCGGCGCCCACGCCACCTACTGTAAAGGCGGCGGCGCCAAAGTCCAACATTGCATCGCTGACACAGCGATTCGAGCAGAGCAAGTAG